The DNA window tacctAGGTGTTATGACTTATGGTATTGCAGTTGACTAAAGTGCTTTCTGTCGCCATGACAAAGTGTAGAGATTGATTATAGTCAGAAACTACACTGAAAGCTGATTTATCAGCACTATTGACATATTACCTAATGATGCTAGTATAAATCCTGACCTATAATGTTTCACTCAATTTTGACCTTTCTACTTCTTTCAAAATATAGAAAGCCCTTGATATTGCAGTTCTGTCTTGAAGTGGTATAGAATCATGCAGAACACGTCCCACAGACCTCACCTCTACATGCTCCCTACAGACACCGTGTCCATCACTCACAAAGATTCGCGCTGGGTTGGGGCCTGGTGGCTTGGTTTCCTGGTTACTGGAGCTTTGATGCTCCTGGCTGCGATTCCATTCTGGTTCCTGCCCAAGTCTCTCAAAAAGCAAGATGAGCAAAAGGCCCAGAGCACTGATGATTCACCAAGTGAACAGGACCACTTCCTTCCGGAGACTTCCTCGCCTTCTGAAACACCACAACCTGGTACCTTGTCGGAGCATGCTAAAGGTACTAAGAATTTCTCTTGCTGCTATTCATTGCTCCCATTACATTTTGTTAGCATAGCACATCAAAACTGCAGAagcaattcatatttttacaacTGTAACCAGCCAATCACTGTTTGTAGATTTTTGGACTGTTCCTTTTGTTCACTTTACTGCTTGTCCCAAGGAACATATATAGCTACTGTGCATGCaagatttaaaattttgttattAGCTGTGGTGACCAGAGTATGTTTTTCCCTGCATGTTGCACGAACAGAAGGCAAGTATTATCAaacttttaaattttattgtgtatttgaaaataatcgCACAGCTTTAGCAACATCCCCTACTGTAAACCCCTGTTCTGCCTGAAACAGATCTGTACCTCATCAGCATAGTGAAGTGCATATGAAAGACATTGTAATGAAGTAATATGGGTATTTTGCATGCCAGTGCAGGTAGAGGTACATGCTAGTGAAGTTTATACAGTTTAGAGGTACTGTAATATGAAGAATATAAAAGACCCCAAGATTGTATTATGGTTAGAAAAAAGTTCAGTATAAAGCAGAAGAGCTTATACTTAGTGTTGTGTAAGACTATTCACTTGTACGGTGCAATTTTGACTTCTAACCAAATTTCGCTTTTTCGCCTCAATGTGGACTTTAACCATTCCATTGCCCACACACTGGCAGAGTCGTAAATGTCACAGGCTGTTAACAGCGTCTTGAAAGACAATATAACAAAAACCTCCAGGCTATGGGACAGTCTTGCAACCTTTTTACCCCACCAACGCTCATGGCCTGGAGGAACGAGAACAGTTTCACATGAGAACCTGGCTGACCAGTACCAACATTATGGACTGGTAGAACGCGTtatatgtatttgcatgtaaatgcaaGTCTATACAATGTTGTTTTCCCCCCGTTTTCCCTTTTTCAGTGCATCTTAAGTATGTGGTTTGCATATGCGTTGTCTGGACTGTGCATCTCTGCGCGGATCCGTCAGTGTATTGGTCTCTCATGCAGTTTTGGGGTAACGCAGTAAATGGGTTACTTCCTTGGCATTTTTATGCGTTCACTAGCTGGATGTACAGCTGCTCCAGGATAGCTGTTTGAATCAGTGCCCAGGTGTCATGGTCTGCGACATTCAGATAATCTCACTGACCAGCTGAAGTAACTTTAGTTAGGGCTCCCTGGGACAGCTGTTAGTTTCGGTGCTTGGGCATACATATTTTTAAGCTTCTTCATAGCTGCTAGGATAAAAGTCCGTAGTGTCAGAACAATTAGAcgaatgcctggcagcagtagataGCCTTGCTCTCCGGGGTACAGAGTTTTGTCACCCATTATTTCAACACGCCCCAGTCAACGTACGTATATACAAACCTGaattcacacaaacatccacGTTACAGGTTTCAAAGTTAGTGGAGTCAGaaacttgttttcctccctgccACCAAATCTAAATCCTTACAGACTCGATCCTCAAACACTGTTAAACCATGCCTGTCGCCCAGATAGTTTTGGTCAACTTACCATAAAGACAATGCAGGTTACAAGTATAAGCGACACCTCCTCGCTACTGATCTGCATAGTACTCAATTATACAATAGCGACATGGAGTTGTGAAAGAACGATTGCAAACAAGGAGACTTGATTAACACTGCCATCTACAGTTTCCTAACTTTTCCTCTGGAAACTGGAACATCTGACTCCCTATTGATTGACCAATTGTTTGATTTAGGGAAGCCAGACACTGGCTTCCTTAAGTAAAATCGCATTATTTAGAATATGGATTTCTGCTTCCCGCCTCTGAATTGAATGTCTGGAAAAGGGTATTTAAGACCATTCATTCCTGATAACGAGGTTGAATTGACCATTTGAGGCAGTCCTGCGTGAAGGCTTTACTagatcatatttaaaaactgtCACTCTTCATCAAGATCGGAACTGTGTTGAATTTCCTTACAGTTCACATTAAGTTTAAGTATTTGTATACACTTTTTTGAGCATAGTAAATGCAGGTAGGTATTAGTTTCCCACCATCCTTCTGTAtactttttgctttttgctcaAGACCTGTAGGAACAGAAGATTCTGGTCTGTGACATATATTGCTGTCTGACTCATCCAGCCCTTATCAGACAGAAGATAACAAGACATGTTGTTCTTATATTTTCTGCTATGATTTCAGCACTAACTAAATTAATATGTCTTCTTATTTTCTAGGTTTTGTGACATCTTTGAAGAGACTGTTTAGAAACACAGTTTACCTGCTGATAATTTTCACGTCCCTTGCGCAAGTCAATGGCTTCATTGGAATGATCACCTTTAAACCTAAATTTATGGAGCAAGTCTATGGCCAGTCTCCCTCCAAGGCCATCTTCTTAATAGGTTGGTTCTTTCTTATCTCTGTTTGACCAGCAAGATTTCACCTCTAGCAGTATCAATACACAATTCTTTCTTTTCAACTTGAGTCATTTCAACTGACTGCAGTCAAAGTATTCTGAACTGTTCCCAGAGATAGTGCTGCTTTGGTCATAAACTCCAGGGTACAAGTGCCTGTTGTTCTATGAGTTATTAGCTAGCCTTAAACTGCATATGATAATTGGATTTCATCCAATCTTGTGACTGAAAACGATATTACTTAATGCCATCTTCATGGCCAATCAGGGCAAAGATGTGCTTTTGTGACTTAATTTGGGCAGCAGTACAatgacacacaaacagctgATCTGATTGTAGTGTAGGCTGTGAAAGTTGAACATATATCGACAGAGCATGCACTGGGCCGAGTTTATGAAGCACAGCATCTTCCTCATTGTCGTGAGGAGGGGGCTTAAATGCCACCAGGCCCAAAATACATGAGCAAAAGTATGTGGCGATAAGCTTAGGGATAAACACAGGGTTTGGTCACAGCACAATTCTGTCTGATCATGAAAAGGAAAGCAGACCGTTCGGGTTCACAGACAAGGTGCATAAATCACTTACTAGCTTAGCGGAAACTAGCGCAGTAAGCAGCACCACCTTTAGAAACAAAGCCCTTCATCTACACTCTCCAGCGGTTCGAAAGGAGGGCTGCACAAAGCTTTCAATACCACCGCTATGTCCCACTGCGGAGCACGAGGCGGGGCAACAAGTTTCATGCGCCGGACGGCCTAGAGAAAATGTTTTACCAGGGGGTGGACAGAAACCGTATAACCAGTATACTGTAACCAGTATGGCATGCAGAAATTGCAGACAGAGGCTCTTATCTAGTAGGCTCTGCACTCTGCACAAAATTTAATACTAGAGATACAGGAAATGCTAGGGGGTCCTGAGTGCATTCCGGATGGCAAGCTTTGAACGTCTCCCATCTACCCTTATACGCCACCATAGTCAAGGTAGTGTGAGAATGCTGGATAGCGTTTATCGCTGCCCTGCTCAACCCCATCCTCACGAGCTCGCATCTAATGGGCCAGGTCTGAGGCGTTACCTCTGTGGGTGGGGGAGAAAAACTTTCCTCACCCCCTGTGCAGGTCCCGGAAGCCAACACATGGCCCCGGTCAGCAGCAGGGCTATGTCAGCCATCCACTGTTTGTGAAGCCAATCTGGCCCGATCAAAATGAGGGCTTGTTTCTCCACTCTCGCCGTGGTTAGCACCTGCAGTATCAAGTCAAAGGAAGGAAAGGCATAAAGGAAGTCCTCGGGGCAGTGATGGGCCAGTGTAGTCAGCTGATGCCATCGTAAACCAAATACTAGCAACTGCTGCTttgttgtttctcctgattagaAAGTGTTTGCCCTGAAGATAGGGTGCACATTGTTGTAACGCAAGCCACCCTGCTCCAGCACATTGATAGGAGGCAGAGGAGGGTCCCAAAACCCGCTCGCCATCATACCATTGCAGACCGCACCCCACCCCTTAGTCAAGGTGTCTGTGTACAAAGGAACATGAGACAAGATGGTGCCCTATCAGCACACCGACACTCAGCGTCTTGATTTTTCACCAGTGCAAGAGATCTCTTGCAATCAACTGCGGAATGCAAAACAGCGTCTCGCGGTCTCTCATGGGGTTGAATTTTATTCGCCAGAGTTGTTCCGGGCTCATGCATAGCCCCAACCAAACTACAGCAATTGCTGCTGCTATTAGTCCCAACAGGTGTATAAACCAATTCCCATATGCAGCTTAAAGCGAAGCTAATAAGGAAAATAACTCCTATATACCATTGAATTTCTCCCCACTGGTAGATCACTGTTGCCTTGCTTACCTTCCACTGTTGTTGGTTTAGATCTTTGAACCATTTTAACAGTAGTTGCTTTTAGCTGTTTGCAAGGATCATTAGGAGACCACTTCATTGCATTGCTGATCAGTTTTGAGCATTAATTTAGTTAAAATGATACAATGTATGCATGCCTTAGGAGAATCAAACATTAAGGTTGTGATCAGTTTTCCTCTTGTGAAAGTTATTTTGCTGGTAGGCAAATATGGTAATTATTTTACACCATCTGCGTAAAAACCTGTGACTGTGACTAATTGAATAGTAGTTCATTTGGTACAGCCTAAAAATTTACGTTGGTACTGAGAGTAATATCTTGAATGCTCAAACACCGTCTTATCATAATAACCACTGGAAGCAGAGCTCTGTCTCATTTTACTGCATGGACATAATCAGTGCCTGCATATTTTCTGCCACTTTGTTTACCTCAGTCACAGCAGGTATTGGGGAGAGTCAGTATAAATGTagcagtttttggattttgctgtAGATggggaatgctttttttttaaatgcttattaAGAGAACGACTTTACAACTTTATAAAGCCATAGTGAGTTGAGGCATTTTATCATGTCCTGTTTTCCATTATTAAGCAACATATGTGGGCCTCTTGGCACGTATTTTGAATCTAACCATGTTTGTGTCTTGGCAGGCATTATGCATTTACTCATGTTTGTCTCTTGCCAGGCATTATGAATCTACCTGCAGTGGCCCTAGGAATCATTACTGGAGGGTTTGTGATGAAGAGGTTTAAGCTGAATGTTTTGGGGGCTGCAAGGATGTCCTTCAGTGCCTCGGTCTGTTCTTTTATTTGCCTCCTCATGCAGTACTTCCTACAGTGTGACAATGCACAGGTGGCTGGACTAACTGTGACTTATGAGGGGTAAATGTACTTTGCTCTGCTCTACTACTTTCTCTCTTTTACCGATGCAACAAGTGCATTtattgaaagaaaagaaatcaggcttttcattaataaaaatgaaagaatctATCAAAATTAGACAGAAGGCATTCTTGGCACAATATCTGATTAGTACAATAAATTGACAGAAATTTTATCTATCTTTGATcgttttggcctgtactgtatattaaccTACCAATACTGTAATAGTCATTGGTGACAGTAGTTTATCGTACTACTTTTCTGACTATTCATAAATGACCACtgataaatgtttcttttaattaatttgaactattaattttgaattatttttaggTAATTACAGTAGTATGTTTATGGTAACTGAGTTTAAATATTCTGTCTGACAGGGTAAAACAAGTGTCATACCTACAGGAGAGCTTGCTGTCCCAGTGCAACATGGGATGCTCGTGTTCACTGAAACATTGGGATCCCGTGTGCTCGTCCACTGGCATTACTTATGCTTCCCCTTGTCTTGCTGGGTGCCAAACCTCCAGCGGTTTGGGTAAAGGCATGGTGAGTTCGTCTTTCTATTATGATGTAcgtttattttagctttttattAGGCAGCCTCAACTCAACTTCGTACCTTCTGCTCATACCACTTTCACAGAACCATCTCTACAATCAGACCCAAGGtctgcacatttcatgaatCCCATGATGGGTTTTCATAGGAGCCTTTATTAAGAAAAAATTAaggaaagttttgtgaatgaagccTGATGACTCTAACACTAGAGCCTAATGCATTTGgctcatttttcattaaataaattgtttcaGACACATTTCATCTATTGCTTTTGTTGAATTGATggctgctgctctaaccactgttccacaccTGTCCCATGTGTCACACAATGATTCTAACTATTGCTTCAcattgctgctctgaccactgttcCACTTTGGTACCCTGTCTTGCTTGATTAGTCatgtctgttctgtttttatcttttcTGTATTTCCTTTGTGTTAAATCATGTCTGTTCTGGTTATGAGAACATTCCTTCAGGTGTTTGTTTAATCATTTTGTTCTGCTTCTCAGTATAATGCTTAATGTATTTGATTAATCGTCTCTGTTCCTTTCTGTGTTCATTCTTCCTTGTCTTCCAGGGTTTCCACAACTGCTCCTGTGTCGAAACATGGCCTGTCCTCTCTGCCAACTACTCTGTAGTCCTGGGACAGTGTTCCCGCCAGAACTGTGACAGCATGTTCCGATACTACATGGCGGTGTCAGTGGTGGGGGCCTTTATATCTGCCCTAGGGGCCACACCCGGTTACATCGTCCTTTTCAGGTAATATCCTGCACGACTGTGGAGGTCAACTTGCTCAACTTAATTCTGTTTTCACTGAATTATCAGATAAGTAGCCTCCTGTATGTCACTGTGTACTAGAATTGAACACTGAACAATTGCATGATATTCTGAAATATGCtgtaatggatttttaaaaatttatcaGGACATGGAATATCAATATTCACGATCAGAACTTGTTTTGTGTTCAGATCCATTCCACCAGAACTGAAAGCACTGGCCATCGGCATGCACATCTTGATTGTCAGAACCTTGGGTAAGAACTGAATAAAGTCCTGTTGTGAAAGGAGATCAAACCTTAATTCTCCTGTTCTAAGAGATTGTTTATTCTCTTTGTGGGTAATCCACCTTTGTGCCTCAATGCTGACTGTTCGGAACGTGTCATAGGTGGGATTCCGGCTCCGATATATTTTGGGGCAATGATTGACAGGACATGCCTGAAGTGGGGTTCCAAACGATGTGGTGGTCAAGGAGCTTGTAGACTGTATGACTCTGATGCGTTCAGGTAACTCTCGTCTTAATACGtattacagaatatttaataaacCTAGGGATCTAAGTTATATGGCACTGGTACTAGTGTTGAATATATACCCTATGATGTATGGGCTTTTATAGTATTATTGTACAAATCCTTTCTTATATGAGGCCAAAATATGTCTCTTGTGGGACTGGTTAGTGATGCTGTCTTGGACCACCTTCCCGTCTCTGTGCCTGTAGAAATGCGTTTCTGGGCCTGATCTACGGCCTGTACTCTGCATCCATCTTGCTGTGGGGAGTTCTCTATGCGAGTCTGGTGAGAAGGCACAAAAAACTTGCGCTGCGGGAGAAAGCCAAGCCTTGTGGACAGGAGGAGGGTGCGGTGAACAATGTGAATGGAAAGGCTGTTTCCGAAGCGAATCTCAAGAACGATACCGAGCCGGAGAGCGAGTGTGCCGTATGAGACATCCCTGTGTCTGCTCTCAATGCACAGAGCTGCTATTGCACACTGCgctattttttaaacacataaacacagtaTCATATTAACAtgttgtttctctctttcagtcgtgcacatgtgaacacacacgcacagacacacacagattttcTTGGAACCTACAGTGCAATGTCATATTGTTACTCAGTATTGGTTTCATTACCAATGGTTACAGCTTGTATATAAATCTTTTATAGTGAAAAATTATCATATGCCTTGTGTCATAACTTGGCAACAATGGGTGTATGGAAATACCTGAATTATAGTGATATGTGTAAGGATGAATCAGCGGTATGTTTAATATATTGTAAATTagatgttttaaattttttacagaACTTCCTGCAAATTCCCACTGTCCGACCAGTCTCATTGTCACAGTTCATGCATTGCTTAAAAACCATTCATACTTAATACAGCATTCCAGTTTGAGGTCAGCGTCACATCATGTTGATTTTTTGTCTCGAACCAACTTTGTTCCCTTTTATCTTTTACATTATTAGAAATGatttgatttttatattttgattaatatattttgtttttcttttgatttataATGACAGAGAAGTTGACCCAATGATCACAATGCCTggattttttaataaagcattttacattgtattttattctttacaTGGCTGATATACAGAGTTATGTACATTACTGCACTTAATATTATTCAGATTGATGGTGATACTGAAAACATTGTCAAGTGCTGGAGGTTTTTCCCTCTACAACAGTAAATTTACTCAGTCAAACAGTTGAAGTCAATTTTTTCTTACCAAAGGTCATGTTGCTGCATTCTggttctcccccccctccccccttcactgTGGTGATGGTTAAAGTGGCTTATTCAGTCCCAAATTGGTTATATAGCTGAAGCAGTACTCCAATTCTAACTGTAGGTGGTGCTAATTTATTATATATCGACACATGTCTCTACTGATAGGCTGTGCCTTTTGCTCTTGGTAATAGAACAAATTGAACAAGTAAACAAATGCTCTGAAAATCAATGCAGGTTTAATACAGTATTGATTTGTGCGAATGAATAATTCTGTGGAAACGCGTATCATCTCTAAATGTGAGGGTATATATGCTAAGACTGTCCGTGAATTCATTTTGTGCAGATTTATGTACAATTAAATGTCTTGCCACTATATGTACCTCAGGAAGTCGGGAGAAGAAAGTGCATTTTAGTCTGTTCAGTGTTAACTGAGTAAGCACATGAAAGGCACAGAAGAAATTGAGCATAAATGTGTAAAGGGGTGTTGGACATGATTATTTGAGTGTTTTTACTTGAAATTACACTCTTAGACATATTTCAGGTAACCTTGTGCACTATGCTGAAAAATAGTTTGCAGcctggaaaaaaggaaataaatcttGTGTGCTGTTATAAGTTGCTAACAAATTTGTGTTCTACCGGCCCCTGATTCTGAATGCTTGAGTGATAGTTGTCCTGCACTTGGGTAACATGTTGTACCAGGTATTGAGAAACACCCTAGGTACTGGTGTACTCTAGAGGTATGATAATTTTCAGGAATGTGTACCACCCACACCAAAAATGTGAGTAACTAGGCAGAGGTGAAGCCAACATTGTGGTCGTTTTATAGAGTTATGAAAGCACCAGGAGCAGTTGTGTGGAGTCAGCAGATATATTTATGTGTAGCTTCATGAAACCTAAACACATGCTCATTTCCCCGTGGACTAAAATTTTGAACTGAATTGACCGTATCTTCAATGTGATTCTGTCTGCTGAGTTTATCTGAGTTCACAACACCAAAGTGGTAAGTATGTTTGTATCTTGGGGGGAGTTGATATCTACATATGCAAAACGAAATGAGAAGTTGGGATGCCTGCGGGCCACAGGTGAATATGGAAGAATCATAATTGTAAATGGATACATGGTGGAGTAACTCCGGTCCGAGGGCTTAGCTACGCGCAGTTAATCACTTgctatgatttatttaaaatttatcaTAGGAGATACGGGAAGAGGAAAAATATTAGTTATGTAATGTTTAAGTGTTCTTACAATCAGTGGTCGATTACGCCTGAACAGGGCAGGTTTATTGCATTGGGCATGGCTCTGGAAATAACAGAACagaagacattacatttatttgacagacgcttttatccaaagtgacatacaataagtgcataccgaaggtcattggaacaactgcaaaacacaggtccgataaggtacaatactcattttgtaatagttattcatagccatgaccacattaagtccagtttacacagtaaacagtactctgacctaacctatgctaaggcaaactaggaggcatgagaagctacaacatcaagataatgatacaaagtgcaataactgctggatggaggtacatgtaacaggaaagtggcacaggaggtgtagcatgaaagaggcGGATttaagtgaataaaaatgatcCCTGATTGCCTCACAAAGTGGTGATAGTTAGGTAGTCCAGTTATAGTCTGAAGAGAagagtcttcagaccatggcggaagatgggcaatgactgagtggttcgtagaggaacagggagtttgttccaccccTGGGGAGCTAGAGTGGAGATGCTTCGTGGTAGGGACGAGTGATAACCATTCTTgggaagacaggaagagagtcagtgtgtgcactggcagcaaatatgcatttgaagTAGTACATGACTACATGGTATTTGAGAACACAAGGGAAATCTGACTGCAGGGGAAGACGACATGAAAAACTGACTGGAGACAGTGGCTAACAGCAGTAATCCATGGACGAGCCCATAAAATGATAGAGACCGTGTAATGGCAAGGTATGCTTATGACGACGAAGCAACAAAGCAGGGTCTTGATGACAAAGTCCACTAGAGGCTGTAGGCTTGAAATGCCCAGAAGAGATTCAATGGTATTGTGCAAGAAGCAAATTGGAAAAAGGCAGGGAGTTTACCAGATCAGAATAAAATTTAGTGAAGGGTTGTTCATAACTTCATGATTCCTTCTACTTTAAGAATGATCTCTCAAGGGCCATTGTAAAAATGGGAGAAACGTGGGCTGTAGTGTTACCAGCAGTTATATGGAAAGTTCCAGCAGCCCCAAGAATAATAGTCCTGAAGCCCCTCaagactgtgactgagagaacCATTAGGCTCTCAGCTTATACTCTCCTGCTGGAGTGGGAAATTAAGGTCAGGATTGTTTGAGGTAATATCTGCTGGTGTTGGACCAGTCACTGAAACAGCTGGTGGCAGAAAATAAGGCCAAACAAAATATAACTAGTAAGGCAAGAGCTCTGCTACAGCATGGGCTACATGTTATCTCAGCAGAGGTGGGCCCAGGTGACTGGAAGAAATGACTTCCCAACATTGGAGGTCTGACTTCTTCTATATAAGTACTGTTGACAACTGAGATGTGCTATTATGTATAGTTTGTTTTAGTCAACACAAAggtatatgcattttaaatatttttaaataggaaTTAAATTCTGTATATGAAAACGATTCTGAAAACTGGACATAATGAacatcatttttataaattttgcATATACCCCTGAATCAAAATCTGAGAATAGTGCTTCAAATACACCAAATATTTGCAAACACtgtaaatatacagaaaaataaataaaactgaaatggacCCACCACCGGTGTAAAACAGTTTTAACATTGTTAGTTTGGTTAATTAATGTGTGTACTGTTGCAGTGTCAGCTGGGTGAATGATTGTAACATCTGTAAAAGGTCTGTCGCTGTGGTACATTCCCTTCAGTTCAGGGGTGCTGTAGGGCTTAAATGTTAATCCTTAAATCTCCTGTGAAGGGAAAGCTGTTTGTATAACCGGCCTGCCGGTACCCCATGctgataaaaaaatgttaaagcaTTCCTTAGACTATAGCTCTacaacaattaaacatttaatcaCAATAGGACATGACATTCAGTTTTTTCCACatgaaaaagatgttttttatatgtatgCAAAGGTCTAATTCACTTTATAGGTTTGCCACAAATGTGACATTTAGTTCTTATTTAAGTGCTGTGTTAGTCTTTCAGTAGAAGCtagaacattttcttttgataaaaacattgaagcggttgtttttctttttaatttttacaatgttaattagaaaaaatgtaacaattccTGGAGACCCtcaaacattttatatgtgGACACAATGTTTTATCATTAAACCACAAATGCATAATccacaaaaaatgtgtaaaacagatTTATGTGAGAGTGAACTGTAATGTTTTTTAGCAGTGCTTGCTGCCTTGTTAGTGTCCAGTCCAGGGCTGGTACATGGGCAGAATAGAAATGCGCCAGGTTCTTTGTTCTTTTGGAGCCTTTGTACTGTAGCACTCTGTGGCACTCATTAGTGCCATCCCAAAGCCATGAACTGGGATGGAAAAACACTCACTGCCACCTACAGGAAGATAAGTTCCATCACTGTTCACTCATCTACCAACAGGACAATGAGGCAGTTTACTTTCACTGCCTGGCCCAGCTATATCTGGGCATAACTCTTGTAGCATTCCAGCTGTCTTTGCTTTCAGCACCTGGTTATTCTGCCCTATCCAATAGCACAGAATGTTGTATAAGAAACTGCACAAATTCTTAGATGCTCTGGGGAGACCTCTGTGCAGAATGTTTTGTTCTCTCTAAGTTTTTGCTTGCTGTGCATCTGAAGGCTCATTATTGGTGGGGGAGAATTACCAGGGCTAAATCTGTAGGATTACCAGAATACTGGTAGGTACTGAAAACTGGTGAGCTTCTCAGCAGCATGTAGTTTTGGACATTCCTCTGTGTTTGCCGTGCTTGTCCTCAGTCTTCAGGGAAAGAAACTTTTCTAATTTAATGTTGCATCTGTCTGGCAGGACATGGAGTCAACAGGTACCATGTGACAATTACAGACATGAACTGACATTTGTGAGAACAGTGACGCACCTAGAAACAGACTGAAGGTAAGGCAACTCCAATTTACATGATTTAATATGTGTATATGCTCCTGAATGGTGGTTGTGGTAACacagttgcatttatttttttagaatagAAGCCTCAGATAAGTACTATGACTTAACTAAAGGAacagtttgaaatgttttatttggatCTGTACTGgtaggtttttctttttgttaattttggTGTAgttaggttaagtacctttaactgaaatattgcattttgtgaggtcattgtcatttttgttgtgATTGCTTATGATGAAGTTAATAGGAGTAATGGGTAGTGTAAATAGAGTTGATAAGAACAAGAAGAAACAAGAACAGAATTAAAGGAATGTTGCTGACAGTCCagtatgtatactgtatatattggtGGGTTCGGTGaatattttcagaaagatgAGCAATCCTGCAGAACAGGCTGATGAGAGGCTGACCAGCCAAGAGGCCCTATGCCTGAAAGAAACCTCCAAAGATCAATGCTGCTCCACGCTGAAGGTAATGCCAGATCATAATGCCAGTGCACAATGAGGACTTCTGGTTGGAGTCCAGGTTTATATAATTCTtactctctcttcttttcctgtctctctttcagctGTTCATTGTAGCCCTGTCCTTTGCCTACTTCTCCAAGGCTCTGTCAGGGACCTACATGAAAAGTTCCATCACACAGATTGAGAGAAGGTTTGATCTTTCCAGCTCCCACACCGGGCTCATAGATGGCAGTTTTGAGATCGGTAACGATAGCACATTGTCATAATGAGTGAAATGTTTCAAGCAATCC is part of the Anguilla anguilla isolate fAngAng1 chromosome 7, fAngAng1.pri, whole genome shotgun sequence genome and encodes:
- the LOC118232605 gene encoding solute carrier organic anion transporter family member 1C1-like → MKEEVKEKTEPCCSKLKMFLASLSFVYFAKAFQGSYMKSSITQIERRFDIPSSMIGVIDGSFEMGNLLVIAFISYFGAKLHRPRLIAAGCLIMAAGAFCTALPHFFQGQYQYETTVSQPQDTNSTESALPCLANQSHVLKNDEISAKSMAACEKEAGSMMWIYVFLGNMLRGIGETPVTPLGLSYLDDFAKEENTAFYLACIQTVGILGPMVGFMLGSYCAKLYVDIGTVDLDTVSITHKDSRWVGAWWLGFLVTGALMLLAAIPFWFLPKSLKKQDEQKAQSTDDSPSEQDHFLPETSSPSETPQPGTLSEHAKGFVTSLKRLFRNTVYLLIIFTSLAQVNGFIGMITFKPKFMEQVYGQSPSKAIFLIGIMNLPAVALGIITGGFVMKRFKLNVLGAARMSFSASVCSFICLLMQYFLQCDNAQVAGLTVTYEGVKQVSYLQESLLSQCNMGCSCSLKHWDPVCSSTGITYASPCLAGCQTSSGLGKGMGFHNCSCVETWPVLSANYSVVLGQCSRQNCDSMFRYYMAVSVVGAFISALGATPGYIVLFRSIPPELKALAIGMHILIVRTLGGIPAPIYFGAMIDRTCLKWGSKRCGGQGACRLYDSDAFRNAFLGLIYGLYSASILLWGVLYASLVRRHKKLALREKAKPCGQEEGAVNNVNGKAVSEANLKNDTEPESECAV